The following proteins come from a genomic window of Trifolium pratense cultivar HEN17-A07 linkage group LG4, ARS_RC_1.1, whole genome shotgun sequence:
- the LOC123923727 gene encoding respiratory burst oxidase homolog protein E isoform X1 — MRTSSIERCTTSKNELGDLPESEKHVYGAMLPVFLNDLRSNHHKELVEITLELEDNAVVLRNIASAPNASPSSSHATGDEATGGFSRSLSIASRIRKKFPWLRSLSMQTSTSSSESVTTAVEDPMMARNARRMRAELERTRSSAQRGLKGLRFISKSGEACEELWRKVEKRFGFLAKDGLLDREEFGECIGMEDSKEFAVGIFDALARKNERKEVSKITKEELREFWLQISNQSFDARLQIFFDMADSNEDGRITREEVQELIMLSASANNLSKLKEQAEGYAALIMEELDPENLGYIELWQLEMLLLEKDRYMTYSRQHSSASVNWSQNMTTLRPKNKIQKILKTLQCLALEYWRRGWILLLWFFTIACLFVWKFYQYKNRTSFEVMSYCLPVAKGAAETLKFNMALILLPVCRNTLTWLRSTKVRKIVPFDDNINFHKMIAFGIVVGIVIHAGNHLACDFPLLVNTSPEKFSLIASDFNNKKPTYKSLLVSIEGITGITMVTLMIISFTLATSQFRRNAVNLPSPLNRLTGFNAFWYSHHLLGIVYVLLFIHGSFLNLTHKWYQKTTWMYISVPLLLYIAERTLRTRRSQHYAVKVLKQVSVLPGNVFSLIMSKPNGFKYKSGQYIFLQCPKISPFEWHPFSITSAPGDEYLSVHIRTVGDWTQEFKHLFTEDDQLPPVTGQATFRELIQMDQRGQPKLFVDGPYGAPAQDYQNFDVLLLIGLGIGATPFISILRDILSDTRTIDEQTDSNTETTKSDESFNSFTSSNVTPGRNKRSQRITNAYFYWVTREPGSFEWFKGVMDEVAEMDHKGLIELHNYLTSVYEEGDARSTLITMIQALNHAKHGVDILSGTRVRTHFARPDWKEVFTKIASKHPNSTVGVFYCGMPMLAKELKKLSLELSHKTTTRFEFHKEYF; from the exons ATGAGAACTTCATCTATTGAGAGATGCACCACCAGCAAAAATGAATTAGGTGACTTGCCGGAATCGGAAAAACATGTTTACGGTGCAATGTTGCCGGTTTTTCTTAACGACCTCCGTAGTAATCATCACAAGGAGCTCGTTGAGATAACGTTAGAGCTCGAAGATAACGCGGTTGTGCTACGTAATATTGCTTCCGCTCCAAATGCGTCTCCGTCTTCGAGTCATGCCACCGGAGATGAAGCTACGGGAGGCTTCTCGAGGAGTCTCTCAATTGCGTCGAGGATAAGGAAGAAGTTTCCGTGGCTGAGGTCGTTGTCTATGCAGACATCGACCTCGTCTTCGGAGAGTGTTACTACCGCTGTGGAGGATCCGATGATGGCGAGAAATGCAAGGAGAATGCGTGCGGAACTTGAACGGACGAGATCGAGTGCTCAGAGAGGTTTGAAAGGTTTGAGATTTATTAGTAAGTCTGGTGAAGCATGTGAGGAGTTATGGAGAAAAGTTGAAAAGAGGTTTGGATTTCTTGCTAAAGATGGTTTGCTAGATAGAGAAGAATTTGGTGAATGCATTG GGATGGAAGATTCAAAGGAATTTGCGGTTGGTATATTTGATGCATTAGCtagaaagaatgaaagaaaagaaGTTAGCAAGATAACGAAAGAAGAACTGCGTGAGTTCTGGTTGCAAATTTCAAACCAGAGTTTTGATGCACGtcttcaaattttctttgaCAT GGCAGACAGTAATGAAGATGGAAGGATTACTAGGGAAGAAGTACAAGAG CTTATAATGTTAAGTGCTTCTGCAAACAACCTATCGAAGCTAAAAGAGCAAGCTGAAGGGTACGCTGCATTAATAATGGAAGAATTGGATCCTGAAAATCTTGGTTATATCGAG TTGTGGCAGCTAGAAATGTTACTACTAGAAAAAGACAGATACATGACTTACAGTAGACAACACAGCAGTGCAAGTGTAAACTGGAGTCAAAATATGACAACTTTGAGacccaaaaataaaatccaaaaaatcctCAAAACACTTCAATGTCTAGCATTAGAATATTGGAGAAGGGGTTGGATTTTGTTACTGTGGTTTTTTACCATTGCTTGTCTTTTTGTCTGGAAATTTTACCAATACAAAAACAGAACAAGTTTTGAAGTCATGAGTTATTGTTTACCAGTAGCTAAAGGTGCTGCAGAGACACTTAAGTTCAACATGGCTCTTATTCTTTTGCCGGTTTGTCGAAATACTTTGACTTGGCTTCGTTCGACAAAAGTTAGGAAAATTGTTCCCTTTGATGACAATATTAATTTCCATAAG ATGATTGCATTTGGCATAGTAGTGGGAATAGTTATTCATGCAGGAAATCATCTCGCATGCGATTTCCCTCTTCTCGTAAACACATCACCCGAAAAGTTCTCACTGATAGCTTCggatttcaacaacaaaaaacccACGTACAAATCACTTTTGGTTAGCATTGAAGGCATAACAGGAATCACAATGGTTACTTTAATGATAATATCATTTACTCTAGCAACTAGCCAGTTCCGAAGAAATGCAGTAAATCTTCCTTCACCTCTCAACAGATTGACAGGCTTTAATGCTTTTTGGTACTCACACCATCTTCTTGGTATTGTCTATGTTCTTCTGTTCATCCACGGTTCGTTCCTCAATTTGACACATAAGTGGTACCAAAAAACG ACATGGATGTATATTTCTGTTCCGTTGTTGCTGTACATCGCTGAGCGTACTCTACGAACTCGAAGATCGCAACATTATGCAGTAAAAGTTCTGAAG CAGGTTTCAGTGCTACCAGGAAATGTATTTAGCTTAATCATGTCAAAACCTAATGGATTCAAGTACAAAAGCGGCCAATACATATTTTTACAATGCCCCAAAATCTCTCCCTTTGAGTG gCATCCATTCTCCATTACATCAGCACCAGGAGATGAGTACCTAAGTGTTCACATTCGTACGGTAGGTGACTGGACGCAAGAGTTTAAGCATCTTTTCACCGAAGATGACCAACTGCCTCCTGTTACTGGTCAAGCAACATTCCGCGAACTAATTCAAATGGATCAAAGAGG ACAACCGAAGCTGTTTGTAGATGGACCATACGGAGCTCCAGCACAAGATTACCAAAATTTCGATGTATTGCTGCTCATAGGATTAGGAATCGGAGCAACTCCCTTCATTAGTATTCTCCGAGATATTTTGAGTGACACAAGAACAATTGACGAACAAACG GACTCAAACACAGAAACAACAAAATCAGATGAGAGCTTCAACAGTTTCACATCTTCGAATGTGACGCCGGGAAGAAATAAGAGATCACAAAGGATTACAAATGCTTACTTCTATTGGGTTACTAGAGAACCTGGCTCTTTTGAATGGTTTAAAGGAGTAATGGATGAAGTTGCAGAAATGGACCACAAa GGTCTAATTGAACTACACAACTATCTTACAAGTGTGTATGAAGAAGGTGATGCAAGATCAACCTTGATCACAATGATTCAAGCATTAAACCATGCCAAACATGGTGTTGACATTCTATCAGGCACTAGA GTGAGGACACACTTTGCTAGGCCTGATTGGAAAGAAGTTTTCACAAAGATAGCTTCAAAACACCCGAATTCGACAGTAG GTGTGTTCTATTGTGGGATGCCAATGCTAGCAAAGGAGCTAAAGAAGCTATCACTTGAACTCAGCCATAAGACAACCACACGATTCGAATTTCATAAGGAGTACTTCTGA
- the LOC123882034 gene encoding probable flavin-containing monooxygenase 1 has translation MATHDNPPIMVSKIGIIGAGVSGITVAKYLSNYNPIVFEATDSIGGVWRHCSYRCTKLQSQTWNYEFSDFPWPERESSDYPSHAEILEYLHLYAVHFNLFKYVKFNTKVVEIMFVGDKDGFDFGRLPGDHGNPLPGRPVWELSVQSNESDVIQRYHFEFVVVCTGKYGDIPLMPTYPRNKGPEVFNGKVLHTIDYCKLDKEATSDLVKGKKTVVVGYKKSAIDLAIECAQANQGPEGQPCTMIIRSLHWTLPHYRMWGVPFFMFYATRSAQFLHPTPNQGLLKSLLCLLLSPMRRGISKFIESYLLWKLPLEKYGLKPDHPFQEDFASCQIAITPENFFNEADKGKIVFKRASKWWFWKGGIEFDDNTKMDADVVLLATGYDGKKKLKTLLPEPFSSLLEYPSGIMALYRGTIHPLIPNMAFMGYVESVSNLYTSEIRSMWLAGLIDKKFKLPSAEKMLSQTMKDMEAMKKSTRFYKRNCITTFGINHNDEICEDLGWHTWRKKNLIKEVFTPYTAGDYKKED, from the exons ATGGCCACCCATGACAATCCACCAATTATGGTGTCAAAAATTGGCATCATAGGTGCTGGAGTTAGTGGCATAACCGTAGCAAAATATCTATCAAACTACAACCCTATTGTTTTTGAAGCCACTGATTCAATTGGTGGTGTTTGGAGACATTGTTCTTATAGGTGTACTAAGCTTCAATCACAAACATGGAATTATGAATTCAGTGATTTCCCTTGGCCTGAAAGAGAAAGTTCTGATTACCCTTCTCATGCTGAAATTTTGGAATACTTGCATCTTTATGCTGTTCATTTCAATTTATTCAAGTATGTTAAGTTCAACACTAAGGTGGTCGAAATCATGTTTGTTGGAGATAAAGATGGTTTTGATTTCGGACGCCTACCTGGTGACCATGGAAATCCACTTCCTGGTCGTCCTGTGTGGGAGCTTTCTGTTCAGAGTAATGAATCGGATGTCATTCAG CGTTACCACTTTGAGTTTGTGGTGGTTTGCACCGGAAAGTATGGAGACATACCGTTGATGCCGACATATCCACGCAACAAGGGCCCTGAGGTTTTCAATGGTAAGGTTCTCCATACCATTGATTATTGTAAACTTGACAAAGAAGCTACTAGTGACCTTGTTAAGGGAAAGAAGACTGTGGTTGTGGGTTACAAAAAATCAGCTATTGATCTAGCTATTGAGTGTGCACAGGCAAATCAAG GACCTGAAGGGCAACCATGCACTATGATAATAAGGAGTTTGCATTGGACACTTCCCCATTATAGGATGTGGGGAGTACCATTTTTCATGTTCTATGCAACAAGATCTGCACAGTTCCTCCACCCTACACCAAACCAGGGTTTACTTAAAAGCCTATTATGCCTCTTATTATCTCCGATg AGGCGTGGCATTTCAAAGTTCATAGAGTCCTACTTGCTTTGGAAACTTCCATTAGAGAAGTACGGGTTGAAACCTGACCACCCTTTTCAGGAAGATTTTGCATCTTGTCAAATAGCTATAACACCTGAAAATTTCTTCAATGAGGCTGATAAGGGAAAAATAGTCTTCAAAAGGGCATCAAAATGGTGGTTTTGGAAAGGAGGAATTGAATTTGATGACAACACTAAAATGGATGCTGATGTTGTTCTTCTTGCAACTGGTTATGATGGGAAAAAGAAGCTCAAAACACTTTTGCCAGAGCCTTTTTCTAGCTTGTTGGAATACCCTTCTGGTATCATGGCATTGTACAG GGGAACTATCCATCCATTGATTCCAAACATGGCCTTTATGGGTTATGTTGAGAGTGTTTCAAATCTTTACACTTCAGAGATACGTTCCATGTGGCTAGCTGGActaattgataaaaaatttaagctTCCAAGTGCTGAGAAGATGCTTTCACAAACAATGAAGGACATGGAAGCAATGAAAAAGTCTACTAGGTTTTATAAAAGGAACTGCATCACAACTTTTGGTATTAACCATAATGATGAAATTTGTGAAGATTTGGGTTGGCATACTTGGAGAAAGAAGAACTTGATTAAAGAGGTATTCACTCCTTACACTGCTGGTGACTACAAGAAGGAAGATTGA
- the LOC123923727 gene encoding respiratory burst oxidase homolog protein E isoform X2, producing the protein MRTSSIERCTTSKNELGDLPESEKHVYGAMLPVFLNDLRSNHHKELVEITLELEDNAVVLRNIASAPNASPSSSHATGDEATGGFSRSLSIASRIRKKFPWLRSLSMQTSTSSSESVTTAVEDPMMARNARRMRAELERTRSSAQRGLKGLRFISKSGEACEELWRKVEKRFGFLAKDGLLDREEFGECIGMEDSKEFAVGIFDALARKNERKEVSKITKEELREFWLQISNQSFDARLQIFFDMADSNEDGRITREEVQELIMLSASANNLSKLKEQAEGYAALIMEELDPENLGYIELWQLEMLLLEKDRYMTYSRQHSSASVNWSQNMTTLRPKNKIQKILKTLQCLALEYWRRGWILLLWFFTIACLFVWKFYQYKNRTSFEVMSYCLPVAKGAAETLKFNMALILLPVCRNTLTWLRSTKVRKIVPFDDNINFHKMIAFGIVVGIVIHAGNHLACDFPLLVNTSPEKFSLIASDFNNKKPTYKSLLVSIEGITGITMVTLMIISFTLATSQFRRNAVNLPSPLNRLTGFNAFWYSHHLLGIVYVLLFIHGSFLNLTHKWYQKTTWMYISVPLLLYIAERTLRTRRSQHYAVKVLKVSVLPGNVFSLIMSKPNGFKYKSGQYIFLQCPKISPFEWHPFSITSAPGDEYLSVHIRTVGDWTQEFKHLFTEDDQLPPVTGQATFRELIQMDQRGQPKLFVDGPYGAPAQDYQNFDVLLLIGLGIGATPFISILRDILSDTRTIDEQTDSNTETTKSDESFNSFTSSNVTPGRNKRSQRITNAYFYWVTREPGSFEWFKGVMDEVAEMDHKGLIELHNYLTSVYEEGDARSTLITMIQALNHAKHGVDILSGTRVRTHFARPDWKEVFTKIASKHPNSTVGVFYCGMPMLAKELKKLSLELSHKTTTRFEFHKEYF; encoded by the exons ATGAGAACTTCATCTATTGAGAGATGCACCACCAGCAAAAATGAATTAGGTGACTTGCCGGAATCGGAAAAACATGTTTACGGTGCAATGTTGCCGGTTTTTCTTAACGACCTCCGTAGTAATCATCACAAGGAGCTCGTTGAGATAACGTTAGAGCTCGAAGATAACGCGGTTGTGCTACGTAATATTGCTTCCGCTCCAAATGCGTCTCCGTCTTCGAGTCATGCCACCGGAGATGAAGCTACGGGAGGCTTCTCGAGGAGTCTCTCAATTGCGTCGAGGATAAGGAAGAAGTTTCCGTGGCTGAGGTCGTTGTCTATGCAGACATCGACCTCGTCTTCGGAGAGTGTTACTACCGCTGTGGAGGATCCGATGATGGCGAGAAATGCAAGGAGAATGCGTGCGGAACTTGAACGGACGAGATCGAGTGCTCAGAGAGGTTTGAAAGGTTTGAGATTTATTAGTAAGTCTGGTGAAGCATGTGAGGAGTTATGGAGAAAAGTTGAAAAGAGGTTTGGATTTCTTGCTAAAGATGGTTTGCTAGATAGAGAAGAATTTGGTGAATGCATTG GGATGGAAGATTCAAAGGAATTTGCGGTTGGTATATTTGATGCATTAGCtagaaagaatgaaagaaaagaaGTTAGCAAGATAACGAAAGAAGAACTGCGTGAGTTCTGGTTGCAAATTTCAAACCAGAGTTTTGATGCACGtcttcaaattttctttgaCAT GGCAGACAGTAATGAAGATGGAAGGATTACTAGGGAAGAAGTACAAGAG CTTATAATGTTAAGTGCTTCTGCAAACAACCTATCGAAGCTAAAAGAGCAAGCTGAAGGGTACGCTGCATTAATAATGGAAGAATTGGATCCTGAAAATCTTGGTTATATCGAG TTGTGGCAGCTAGAAATGTTACTACTAGAAAAAGACAGATACATGACTTACAGTAGACAACACAGCAGTGCAAGTGTAAACTGGAGTCAAAATATGACAACTTTGAGacccaaaaataaaatccaaaaaatcctCAAAACACTTCAATGTCTAGCATTAGAATATTGGAGAAGGGGTTGGATTTTGTTACTGTGGTTTTTTACCATTGCTTGTCTTTTTGTCTGGAAATTTTACCAATACAAAAACAGAACAAGTTTTGAAGTCATGAGTTATTGTTTACCAGTAGCTAAAGGTGCTGCAGAGACACTTAAGTTCAACATGGCTCTTATTCTTTTGCCGGTTTGTCGAAATACTTTGACTTGGCTTCGTTCGACAAAAGTTAGGAAAATTGTTCCCTTTGATGACAATATTAATTTCCATAAG ATGATTGCATTTGGCATAGTAGTGGGAATAGTTATTCATGCAGGAAATCATCTCGCATGCGATTTCCCTCTTCTCGTAAACACATCACCCGAAAAGTTCTCACTGATAGCTTCggatttcaacaacaaaaaacccACGTACAAATCACTTTTGGTTAGCATTGAAGGCATAACAGGAATCACAATGGTTACTTTAATGATAATATCATTTACTCTAGCAACTAGCCAGTTCCGAAGAAATGCAGTAAATCTTCCTTCACCTCTCAACAGATTGACAGGCTTTAATGCTTTTTGGTACTCACACCATCTTCTTGGTATTGTCTATGTTCTTCTGTTCATCCACGGTTCGTTCCTCAATTTGACACATAAGTGGTACCAAAAAACG ACATGGATGTATATTTCTGTTCCGTTGTTGCTGTACATCGCTGAGCGTACTCTACGAACTCGAAGATCGCAACATTATGCAGTAAAAGTTCTGAAG GTTTCAGTGCTACCAGGAAATGTATTTAGCTTAATCATGTCAAAACCTAATGGATTCAAGTACAAAAGCGGCCAATACATATTTTTACAATGCCCCAAAATCTCTCCCTTTGAGTG gCATCCATTCTCCATTACATCAGCACCAGGAGATGAGTACCTAAGTGTTCACATTCGTACGGTAGGTGACTGGACGCAAGAGTTTAAGCATCTTTTCACCGAAGATGACCAACTGCCTCCTGTTACTGGTCAAGCAACATTCCGCGAACTAATTCAAATGGATCAAAGAGG ACAACCGAAGCTGTTTGTAGATGGACCATACGGAGCTCCAGCACAAGATTACCAAAATTTCGATGTATTGCTGCTCATAGGATTAGGAATCGGAGCAACTCCCTTCATTAGTATTCTCCGAGATATTTTGAGTGACACAAGAACAATTGACGAACAAACG GACTCAAACACAGAAACAACAAAATCAGATGAGAGCTTCAACAGTTTCACATCTTCGAATGTGACGCCGGGAAGAAATAAGAGATCACAAAGGATTACAAATGCTTACTTCTATTGGGTTACTAGAGAACCTGGCTCTTTTGAATGGTTTAAAGGAGTAATGGATGAAGTTGCAGAAATGGACCACAAa GGTCTAATTGAACTACACAACTATCTTACAAGTGTGTATGAAGAAGGTGATGCAAGATCAACCTTGATCACAATGATTCAAGCATTAAACCATGCCAAACATGGTGTTGACATTCTATCAGGCACTAGA GTGAGGACACACTTTGCTAGGCCTGATTGGAAAGAAGTTTTCACAAAGATAGCTTCAAAACACCCGAATTCGACAGTAG GTGTGTTCTATTGTGGGATGCCAATGCTAGCAAAGGAGCTAAAGAAGCTATCACTTGAACTCAGCCATAAGACAACCACACGATTCGAATTTCATAAGGAGTACTTCTGA